The Huiozyma naganishii CBS 8797 chromosome 1, complete genome genome window below encodes:
- the MAE1 gene encoding malate dehydrogenase (oxaloacetate-decarboxylating) (similar to Saccharomyces cerevisiae MAE1 (YKL029C); ancestral locus Anc_2.529): MISTRTSGLLAKQKCARVSAWRLYSSNTRSNRATTARDTTFQTPLKFSGFNTASSSSDVNRPSLLDGAPAEMPKLTVRGPVECPLSGVQLLNSALFNKGTAFTEKERTDFKLHGLLPPQINTLDEQLERAFKQLCQLKTSIAKNDFMTNLRVTNKTLYFALVKSHIMELVPIIYTPTEGDAIASYSDRFRKTEGVFLDITEPNSVMQRMAAYGGDKKDIDYIVVSDSEGILGIGDQGVGGVRIAISKLALMTLCGGIHPGRVLPVCLDVGTNNKQLARDELYLGNRFSRIRGKQYDDFIEEFMKSVKTLYPNAVLHFEDFGVKNARRILERYRNEVPCFNDDIQGTGAVVMASLIAALKHTHRKLADTKVLVYGAGSAGLGIADQIASHMVTHGLTLEEARSKIYLMDRRGLILRSYEAGSTAQQHVYAKPDEDWSNVNTKSLFNIVSQVKPTCLVGCSTQAGAFTKEIVQEMYKHNPRPIVFPLSNPTRLHEAVPEDLMKWTNNDALVATGSPFPPVDGYNISQNNNCYSFPGIGLGAVLSRATTISDRMISAAVDELAALSNLKEGDSKPGLLPGLEVINNTSSRIAAAVILQAIEEGHARIENEEDPNKPGENIKVPRSFDACVAWVKDQMWEPIYRPLVKVQYDPKVHTYQL; encoded by the coding sequence ATGATTAGCACCAGAACATCTGGGTTATTGGCGAAGCAGAAGTGCGCTCGCGTTTCGGCATGGAGACTGTACTCTTCGAACACAAGGAGTAATAGAGCCACCACTGCCCGCGACACCACGTTCCAGACACCTCTGAAGTTCAGCGGGTTCAACACTGCGAGTTCGTCATCTGACGTGAACAGACCGTCGCTTCTGGATGGCGCGCCAGCAGAGATGCCGAAATTGACTGTGAGAGGGCCCGTAGAGTGCCCACTCAGCGGGGTGCAGCTTCTGAACTCGGctttgttcaacaagggCACTGCGTTCACGGAGAAGGAGAGGACGGATTTCAAGCTCCATGGGCTTCTCCCTCCGCAGATCAACACTCTCGATGAACAACTCGAGAGAGCGTTCAAACAACTGTGCCAGTTGAAGACATCCATCGCCAAGAACGACTTCATGACCAATCTGAGAGTGACGAACAAGACTCTCTATTTTGCACTAGTCAAGAGCCACATTATGGAATTAGTCCCCATTATTTACACGCCAACGGAGGGTGATGCCATCGCGTCCTATTCTGACAGGTTTAGAAAGACAGAGGGTGTCTTTTTGGACATTACGGAACCAAACTCAGTGATGCAAAGGATGGCCGCTTACGGTGGTGACAAGAAGGATATCGACTACATTGTCGTGTCTGACTCAGAGGGGATCTTGGGTATCGGCGATCAAGGTGTCGGTGGTGTTAGGATCGCTATCTCCAAGCTCGCTTTGATGACCTTGTGTGGTGGTATTCACCCGGGTAGAGTCTTGCCCGTTTGTCTAGACGTTGGGACGAATAACAAGCAACTGGCCCGTGATGAGCTTTATCTCGGTAACAGATTCTCAAGAATCAGGGGTAAACAGTATGATGATTTCATAGAGGAATTCATGAAAAGCGTGAAAACTCTGTACCCAAATGCCGTCctacattttgaagatttcGGTGTCAAAAATGCTCGTAGAATTTTGGAACGTTACAGAAACGAAGTACCATGTTTCAACGACGATATCCAAGGTACCGGTGCCGTTGTAATGGCATCTTTGATTGCAGCTTTGAAGCACACCCACAGAAAGCTGGCAGACACGAAGGTACTAGTGTACGGGGCTGGTTCCGCTGGCTTAGGTATCGCTGATCAAATTGCAAGTCATATGGTCACACACGGTCTAACTTTGGAGGAAGCCCGCTCTAAGATATACCTGATGGACAGACGTGGTCTAATCTTAAGATCCTACGAAGCCGGTTCTACGGCGCAACAACACGTGTATGCGAAGCCAGATGAGGATTGGTCGAACGTCAACACGAAATCCCTTTTCAACATTGTATCGCAAGTGAAACCAACCTGTCTGGTGGGATGCTCCACCCAAGCCGGTGCGTTCACGAAGGAAATCGTCCAGGAGATGTACAAACACAACCCAAGACCCATTGTTTTCCCGCTATCGAATCCAACGAGATTGCACGAGGCTGTACCTGAAGACTTGATGAAATGGACCAACAATGACGCCCTGGTTGCCACTGGTTCCCCATTCCCACCTGTCGATGGTTACAACATCTCgcaaaacaacaactgtTACTCCTTCCCAGGTATTGGCCTGGGTGCCGTGCTGTCACGTGCCACCACGATCAGTGATAGGATGATCTCTGCAGCTGTTGACGAACTAGCTGCGCTATCGAACCTTAAGGAGGGTGACTCGAAGCCAGGCCTGTTACCAGGGTTGGAAGTCATCAACAACACCTCCTCCAGAATCGCCGCTGCAGTGATATTGCAAGCGATCGAAGAAGGTCATGCGAGAATTGAAAATGAGGAAGACCCTAACAAGCCAGGCGAAAACATCAAGGTGCCACGTAGCTTCGATGCCTGTGTTGCCTGGGTCAAGGACCAGATGTGGGAACCTATATATAGACCACTGGTCAAAGTTCAGTATGACCCAAAAGTGCATACCTACCAGTTGTAA